The Thermoanaerobaculia bacterium genome segment ATCCCGCGGCTGCGCGGCTGGATCGACAGCGAGTGCCCCGGCACCCGCCTCGCCTTGACGGAGTACGCGTGGGGGGACGACGCCGCGCCGTCGGGCGCGCTCGCCCAGGCGGAGGTCCTGGCGATCCTCGGCCGCGAGGGGGTCGATCTCGCGACCCGATGGGTCGTGCCGGCGTCGGGCTCGAAGACCGAAGAGGCGTTCCGTCTCTTCCTGAACTACGACGGCGCCGGCGCCAGGGCCCTGGGCGACCGTGTGCGCTCGGTCTCGTCGGATGCGGCCGACGTCGGCGCTTTCGCGATCCGCGGCCATTCCGACGAGCTCTTCCTGTTGCTGTTCAACAAGGACAATGCGCCGCGCGAGGTCGAAGTCGCCGTAGCGGCCCCGCTCGCCGGGAACTTCGCGCTCTATCGCTTCACCGCGACGACGGCGTTGGGGCCGGCCGGCACAGCCGTCCCGGCCGCGGGAGTGCTCACGCTCACGCTCCCGGCTCGCTCCGCGACCCTCGCCCGTGGGCAACTGGCGTCGAACCTGATCTTCGCCGATCGCTTCGAGACCGCCACTGCGCTCGGCTGGTCGCTCGTCGTGCGCTGAGCCGGAAAGAGCCGCTCGACGGGTTATCGTCCGGTTCATGAGCGAGCCGCGCTTCGTGCCCCTCGATTTCGTTCGCCTCCCGGAGTCCGAGATGCTCGAACGGGCCCGCCGCTTCCACGCTGGGCTCGAACGGCGCCGCAGCGTGCGCGACTTCTCGCCCGAAACGGTGCCGCGCGAGCTCATCGAGCTCGCCATCCGCAGCGCCGCGACGGCCCCTTCGGGAGCGCACCGTCAACCGTGGAGATTCGTCGCCGTCTCGGATCCGGAGGTGAAGCGCGAGATCCGGATCGCTGCCGAGGCCGAGGAGCGCGAGAGCTACGAGAACCGGATGTCCGAGGAGTGGGTGGAGGCGCTGCGTCCGCTCGGAACCGGATGGCAGAAGCCGTTCCTCGAGACCGTGCCCTGGATCGTCGTCGTTTTCGCCGAGCTTTGGGAAGAGGGGGCCGACGGCGCCAAGGTCCGCAACTACTACGTCAAGGAGAGCGTCGGCATCGCCTGCGGCCTCTTCATCGCGGCGCTTCACGAGGCGGGGCTCGCGACCCTCACGCACACGCCGTCGCCGATGGCTTTCCTCAACCGGATTCTCGAGCGGCCAGGGAACGAGAAGCCTTACATCCTCTTTCCGGTCGGCTATCCCGCCGCGGGGGCAAGAGTGCCCGACCTCGCGCGCAAGACGCTGGCCGAGGTCGCGCGCTGGAGAGAGGCCGGCGGCCGCCCGGCGCCGGAGGCGTGACCTCCGGGCGGCCGCTGCCGGGAGGTCAGTCCTTGGCCCGCTTGCCCGAGTTGTAGAGCGCCTCGAGACCCTTCTTCGCCAGACGCTCGGCGAACTCGTCGACCCACTTGACGAACTTCGAGTCGGTGGTCGAGAGGTTGCTGCCGGAGACGACACGGTGATGGATCGCCGCCACCAGCTCGCCCGACTTCGCGTCGAGAAACTTCATGTCGAACGTGGTGCTGCCGGAGCCGGCGCCCATGCCGACCCAGAACTTCGCCGCCGCGCTGCCTTCCGTGCAGTCGACGATCCGGCCGACGACCTTCACTTCGCCCCCCGACTCGACGACGGTGACCGTGCCCGCGAGTCCGTTGCGGAAGGCCTCGGCGAAGATCTCCGGCATGTCCCCGGTGAGATTGTTGGCCAGCCGCTTGTCCTTGGCGTCGCGCTCGCCGGCCTTCTCGCCCATGAACTGGGGCTCGTTCCACTCCGCGAACTGGACCTTCTTGCCGGAGAGGGAGAAGCCGGGCTTCACCCAGAGATAGTCGATCTCGTCGGCCTTGCGGAACTCGCGGTCGTCGCCGAACCAGCCGGTGTCGAGCTTGCCTTCGTCGAGCTTCTGGCCGGCGCTCGCCGGAGTGAGTGAGAGGACGGCGAGTGCCGCGGCGAGGGCGCAGACCTTCGGGATGGACATCAAGAGTCTCCTTGTTCGGTACAGTGTGGAGTGCG includes the following:
- a CDS encoding nitroreductase family protein, producing the protein MSEPRFVPLDFVRLPESEMLERARRFHAGLERRRSVRDFSPETVPRELIELAIRSAATAPSGAHRQPWRFVAVSDPEVKREIRIAAEAEERESYENRMSEEWVEALRPLGTGWQKPFLETVPWIVVVFAELWEEGADGAKVRNYYVKESVGIACGLFIAALHEAGLATLTHTPSPMAFLNRILERPGNEKPYILFPVGYPAAGARVPDLARKTLAEVARWREAGGRPAPEA
- a CDS encoding DUF4410 domain-containing protein; the encoded protein is MSIPKVCALAAALAVLSLTPASAGQKLDEGKLDTGWFGDDREFRKADEIDYLWVKPGFSLSGKKVQFAEWNEPQFMGEKAGERDAKDKRLANNLTGDMPEIFAEAFRNGLAGTVTVVESGGEVKVVGRIVDCTEGSAAAKFWVGMGAGSGSTTFDMKFLDAKSGELVAAIHHRVVSGSNLSTTDSKFVKWVDEFAERLAKKGLEALYNSGKRAKD